In a single window of the Prevotella melaninogenica genome:
- a CDS encoding thiamine phosphate synthase produces the protein MKWITITSPDFISGEAIFIDKLFLQGLDLLHIRKPDAPLEAYKRLLLQIPKQWYSRIVLHEHFALAEEFGLHGIHLNRRCSQVPNSFHRNISCSCHSLEEVKKQKDSKDYVFLSPIFDSISKVGYHAAFSPTLLKQAAIENVIDEKVIALGGITANNISLVKEWHFGGVAFLGDIWKRMSEPQVDEYLKHIRTLL, from the coding sequence ATGAAATGGATAACTATAACCTCTCCTGACTTTATATCGGGAGAGGCTATCTTCATTGATAAACTCTTTTTACAGGGGCTTGATTTATTACATATACGTAAACCAGACGCACCATTAGAAGCCTATAAGCGGCTTTTACTTCAAATACCGAAGCAGTGGTATAGTCGTATTGTCTTACATGAACATTTCGCTTTAGCAGAAGAGTTTGGGCTTCATGGAATTCATCTAAATCGGCGATGTTCGCAAGTTCCCAACTCTTTTCATCGGAATATCTCTTGCTCTTGTCATAGCTTAGAAGAGGTAAAAAAGCAGAAAGACTCAAAAGATTATGTTTTTTTGAGTCCTATCTTTGATAGTATTTCTAAGGTTGGATATCATGCTGCATTCTCCCCTACCTTACTTAAGCAGGCTGCTATAGAGAATGTAATTGATGAAAAAGTAATTGCCTTGGGAGGTATAACTGCTAATAATATCTCACTTGTCAAAGAGTGGCACTTTGGTGGTGTTGCTTTTTTAGGAGATATATGGAAGCGTATGTCAGAACCACAAGTAGATGAATATCTAAAGCATATTCGAACACTCCTTTAA
- a CDS encoding sulfide-dependent adenosine diphosphate thiazole synthase has product MIETQVSKGIISTYFDKLQRNLELDVAIVGGGPSGIVAAYYLAKAGLKTALFDRKLSPGGGMWGGAMMFNQIVIQEEALHIVKDFNISYQPYENELYTIDSVESTSALLYHAAHAGATIFNCYSVEDVVFKNNVVSGVVVNWTPVLREGLHVDPLNIMAKCVIDGTGHDSEICKVVSRKNGILLDTATGGVIGEMSLDVAEGERMVVEGTREIYPGLYVSGMASSAVAGTPRMGPIFGGMLLSGKKVADLIIEKLKK; this is encoded by the coding sequence ATGATTGAGACACAAGTATCAAAAGGTATTATTAGTACCTATTTCGACAAACTTCAGCGTAATTTAGAACTGGATGTTGCCATCGTTGGTGGCGGACCTTCTGGTATTGTTGCAGCCTATTATCTGGCGAAAGCAGGGTTAAAAACAGCTTTATTCGATCGTAAGTTGTCACCTGGCGGAGGTATGTGGGGCGGAGCAATGATGTTCAACCAAATTGTTATACAGGAAGAAGCATTGCACATTGTTAAGGACTTCAATATCAGCTATCAGCCTTATGAAAATGAACTTTATACCATTGACTCTGTTGAAAGCACCTCTGCCCTGCTCTATCATGCCGCACATGCAGGTGCAACTATCTTTAATTGCTACTCAGTAGAAGATGTTGTTTTTAAGAATAATGTTGTAAGTGGCGTTGTTGTTAACTGGACTCCTGTTCTTCGTGAAGGGTTACATGTTGATCCATTGAATATTATGGCTAAATGTGTGATTGATGGTACGGGGCATGATAGTGAGATATGTAAGGTTGTATCACGTAAGAATGGTATTCTACTTGACACAGCTACTGGTGGTGTTATTGGTGAAATGTCTTTGGATGTGGCTGAAGGTGAACGTATGGTTGTTGAAGGAACGCGTGAAATCTATCCTGGCCTTTATGTCTCTGGTATGGCTTCTTCAGCTGTAGCAGGCACTCCAAGAATGGGACCTATCTTTGGTGGTATGTTACTTTCTGGCAAGAAGGTAGCTGATTTGATTATAGAGAAACTAAAGAAATAA
- the thiC gene encoding phosphomethylpyrimidine synthase ThiC, producing MKTEFKFSYPASEKVYLSGKLYPELKVGMRKVHLTPTVTIKKGKRCEESNAPVYIYDTSGAYSDPNIDINLECGLPKLRKSWIAKRKNNETQMYFAKQGIITEEMEYVAIRENMNCEELGINTRITPAFVCKEIAEGRAVIPANKKHPESEPMIIGTNFLVKINANIGNSSTSSGIEQEIEKAVWSCKWGCDTLMDLSTGKDIHETRERILRNCPVPVGTVPMYQAFEKVNGKIEALNWEIFRETLIEQCEQGVDYFTIHCGIRLKNIHLADNRLTGIVSRGGSIISKWCKEHQKESFLYKHFDDICDICARYDVAISLGDGLRPGCTHDANDAAQFAELDTMGELVERAWAKNVQVFIEGPGHVPMHKIKENMERQIDKCHGAPFYTLGPLVTDIAPAYDHITSAIGASLIGWYGTAMLCYVTPKEHLALPEKEDVRVGVITYKIAAHAADLAKGHPSASIRDNALSKARYDFRWKDQFNLALDPERALEYYKASNSVDANYCTMCGPHFCAARISHSLNDCEE from the coding sequence ATGAAAACAGAATTCAAATTTAGTTATCCCGCCTCAGAGAAGGTTTACCTAAGTGGAAAACTTTATCCTGAGCTCAAAGTAGGAATGAGAAAAGTACATCTTACTCCTACTGTTACTATTAAGAAAGGGAAAAGATGTGAGGAAAGTAATGCCCCAGTGTATATATATGATACCAGTGGAGCTTATAGTGACCCAAACATTGATATCAACTTAGAGTGCGGACTACCTAAACTGCGTAAGTCTTGGATAGCAAAGCGTAAGAACAATGAGACCCAAATGTATTTCGCCAAACAGGGTATAATAACTGAGGAGATGGAATATGTTGCAATCAGAGAGAATATGAACTGTGAGGAGTTGGGTATCAATACGCGTATCACTCCAGCCTTTGTATGCAAGGAAATAGCCGAAGGAAGGGCTGTAATACCTGCTAACAAGAAACACCCAGAGTCTGAACCAATGATTATCGGAACAAACTTTCTTGTAAAAATCAATGCCAATATCGGCAACTCCTCCACATCTTCTGGTATCGAACAAGAGATTGAAAAGGCTGTTTGGAGTTGTAAATGGGGTTGTGATACATTAATGGATTTGTCTACAGGTAAGGATATTCATGAGACACGAGAACGGATTCTTCGTAACTGTCCTGTACCAGTTGGGACTGTACCTATGTATCAAGCTTTTGAGAAAGTTAATGGAAAGATTGAAGCTCTTAACTGGGAAATCTTCCGTGAAACGTTGATTGAACAATGCGAGCAAGGCGTAGATTACTTTACAATTCATTGTGGAATACGATTAAAGAATATACATCTTGCTGACAATCGTTTGACAGGTATCGTAAGTCGTGGCGGTAGTATTATATCCAAATGGTGCAAAGAACACCAGAAAGAGAGTTTCCTCTATAAACATTTTGATGATATATGTGATATCTGTGCAAGGTATGATGTTGCTATATCGTTAGGAGATGGACTTCGTCCTGGTTGTACGCACGATGCGAATGATGCAGCTCAATTTGCCGAACTTGACACGATGGGAGAGTTAGTTGAGCGTGCATGGGCTAAGAATGTACAGGTTTTTATTGAAGGACCTGGTCATGTTCCAATGCATAAAATCAAGGAGAATATGGAACGACAAATTGATAAGTGTCATGGTGCGCCATTCTATACATTAGGTCCACTTGTCACAGATATTGCCCCAGCTTACGACCATATCACTTCTGCTATTGGTGCATCTCTCATTGGATGGTATGGAACAGCCATGCTATGTTATGTAACTCCAAAGGAGCATCTTGCCCTACCTGAGAAAGAAGATGTACGTGTAGGTGTCATCACCTATAAGATAGCTGCCCACGCAGCAGACCTTGCAAAGGGACATCCGAGTGCTTCTATCCGTGATAATGCATTGAGTAAGGCACGTTATGACTTTCGTTGGAAAGACCAGTTTAACTTAGCACTCGACCCTGAGCGTGCGCTTGAATATTACAAAGCAAGTAACTCTGTAGATGCAAACTATTGCACAATGTGTGGCCCACATTTCTGTGCTGCACGTATAAGTCATTCGCTCAATGACTGTGAGGAATAA
- a CDS encoding thiamine phosphate synthase, translating to MIQFITHANERYDYLDGVRMALEGGCRWIQLRMKDASKEEILKTAESTRKLCRQYNAVFILDDHVALVERTGADGVHLGKDDMPIDEARRLLGKDKIIGGTANTFEDIKRIYSAGADYIGCGPFRFTTTKKKLSPILGLDGYKRIIEQINAYGINIPVIAIGGILLPDISDIMQTGMSGIAVSGAILNADNDNSPVTTMKRFINELKSNNK from the coding sequence ATGATACAGTTTATTACACATGCCAATGAACGCTATGATTACTTAGATGGTGTTCGAATGGCACTCGAAGGAGGATGCCGATGGATTCAACTTCGAATGAAGGATGCTTCAAAAGAGGAGATTCTGAAGACTGCTGAAAGTACAAGAAAACTATGCCGGCAATACAATGCTGTCTTTATTCTTGATGACCATGTAGCACTGGTAGAAAGGACTGGGGCTGACGGTGTACATCTTGGTAAGGACGATATGCCTATCGATGAAGCACGTCGTCTTCTTGGAAAGGATAAAATTATTGGCGGTACGGCAAATACTTTTGAAGACATCAAACGTATTTATTCTGCTGGAGCAGACTACATTGGCTGCGGTCCTTTTCGCTTTACGACTACAAAGAAAAAACTGTCTCCCATTTTAGGGTTAGATGGCTACAAACGTATTATAGAGCAAATAAATGCGTATGGAATAAACATCCCTGTCATAGCTATAGGTGGAATCCTTCTACCCGACATATCAGATATAATGCAAACGGGGATGAGTGGTATAGCTGTAAGTGGTGCAATCCTCAATGCTGACAATGATAATAGTCCAGTTACAACAATGAAACGATTTATCAACGAACTTAAATCAAACAATAAATGA
- the thiD gene encoding bifunctional hydroxymethylpyrimidine kinase/phosphomethylpyrimidine kinase yields the protein MRYICALTIAGSDCSGGAGIQADIKTMSALGVYAAAAITSITVQNTKSVQAVHGVNSLIVADQIKAVMDDIKPDAVKIGMVNDGATIHAIADTLKYYPKCPIVMDPIMVSTSGFNLMKPNALELFCDSLLPISTLLTPNLPEAEILSNMKINSIDAMDIAAQRIQSLGCKAVLIKGGHAKGDRKVDRLYTTNGGVQTFTHKTIDTRNTHGTGCTLSSAITSFIARRLDLVDAIAAAKNYLSQALEAGKDIHIGEGHGPVNHLFNPEKLITL from the coding sequence ATGAGGTATATTTGTGCATTGACAATTGCAGGCTCAGACTGTAGCGGTGGAGCTGGAATACAAGCAGATATAAAGACAATGTCAGCTTTGGGTGTCTATGCAGCAGCTGCTATTACATCTATTACTGTGCAAAACACGAAAAGTGTACAGGCTGTTCATGGAGTGAACTCTCTTATCGTTGCAGATCAGATTAAGGCGGTTATGGACGATATAAAACCTGATGCTGTAAAGATTGGGATGGTAAATGACGGTGCTACTATACACGCCATAGCTGATACTTTAAAGTATTACCCGAAGTGTCCGATAGTGATGGACCCTATAATGGTGTCAACAAGCGGCTTTAATCTTATGAAACCAAATGCTTTGGAACTATTTTGTGACTCTTTGCTTCCAATTTCTACTCTATTGACTCCTAATCTTCCTGAGGCAGAAATATTGTCTAACATGAAAATAAATTCCATTGATGCTATGGATATAGCAGCACAAAGAATTCAGAGTTTGGGCTGTAAAGCTGTTCTGATAAAAGGAGGACACGCGAAAGGAGATAGAAAGGTAGATCGACTTTATACGACTAATGGAGGTGTACAAACTTTCACTCATAAGACAATAGACACCCGAAATACACATGGAACAGGTTGCACTCTATCCTCTGCTATCACTTCTTTTATAGCACGTAGACTGGATTTAGTTGATGCTATAGCGGCTGCAAAGAACTATCTTTCTCAAGCATTGGAAGCAGGTAAGGATATTCATATAGGCGAAGGACACGGACCTGTTAACCATTTGTTTAATCCTGAAAAACTAATAACTTTATGA
- a CDS encoding DMT family transporter, translating into MSNSSTIKGYGYASLSAITFGTIPLFSIPVMESGMLLPSVLIYRFAFGCLFMMAILLWRKQNLHIRWGDGLRIMFLSIMYAVSAVCLFSSYEYMPGGIATTLLFSYPVWTEILLILFFNEKLTIRISLAILLAIAGVAFLGGIGQTDGIKSMWGVTLAMSSGLLYAIYMVLFPHMRIRKLPALKVNFYIFFMAMLLLMLYATFTTGGVQRISNADSFLSLILLGLIPTTISNVTLVRSLTLIDSASVAILGAFEPLTAMTIGITLMGEPLTTSIIIGCVLIITSVILLITKGKTLPNPLKKYAEHQE; encoded by the coding sequence GTGAGTAATTCTTCCACTATAAAGGGGTATGGTTATGCCAGCCTTTCTGCAATTACGTTCGGTACTATCCCACTTTTCTCTATTCCAGTAATGGAGTCGGGAATGTTACTGCCGTCAGTATTAATCTATCGTTTCGCCTTCGGATGCCTTTTTATGATGGCTATCCTCTTATGGCGTAAGCAAAACCTGCATATACGATGGGGAGATGGACTACGAATTATGTTCCTTTCTATTATGTATGCTGTTTCAGCAGTATGCCTCTTCAGCAGTTACGAGTATATGCCAGGAGGTATAGCAACAACGTTGTTGTTCTCTTATCCTGTATGGACAGAGATATTACTCATCCTTTTCTTTAACGAAAAACTCACAATTCGCATATCATTAGCCATTTTACTTGCTATTGCTGGCGTTGCTTTTCTCGGTGGAATAGGGCAGACAGATGGTATTAAGTCGATGTGGGGCGTTACGCTTGCGATGTCGTCAGGATTGCTTTATGCTATCTATATGGTGCTATTTCCTCACATGAGAATCCGTAAGCTACCTGCATTGAAGGTTAATTTCTACATCTTCTTTATGGCTATGTTGCTACTCATGCTTTATGCAACATTTACAACAGGAGGCGTACAGCGAATCTCTAACGCAGACTCTTTCCTTTCATTGATACTACTGGGATTGATTCCAACCACTATTAGTAATGTAACGTTGGTACGTTCACTTACCTTGATTGATTCTGCCAGTGTTGCGATTTTAGGAGCCTTTGAGCCACTCACAGCAATGACGATTGGCATTACACTCATGGGTGAACCACTTACAACATCAATTATCATTGGTTGTGTACTTATCATTACTTCCGTAATACTTCTTATCACAAAGGGCAAAACCTTACCTAATCCTCTTAAAAAATATGCCGAACATCAAGAATAA
- a CDS encoding DMT family transporter, with amino-acid sequence MPNIKNKNILWHLLAIVIVAVWGTTFVNTKVLYNSGLTPLEIFFLRFVIAYICIWFISPRQLFSRTWQDELIMVLLGITGGSVFFLAENYAVGLTYVNNVSFIVCTAPLLTVLLGITFVKSIKASWSLILGSLIALMGVAIVIFNGSFVLHLNPWGDLLTLLASLCWAVYSLLMKKISNSYSAVFITRKIFFYGLITVLPAFIFDPWTATTSMLLTPKVLLNLLFLGLVASFLCFVLWTLVIAKIGAMTSSNYLYLNPITTVATSAIFLNEPMTAIAYVGSALILIGVAVSNK; translated from the coding sequence ATGCCGAACATCAAGAATAAAAACATACTATGGCATCTTCTTGCCATTGTTATTGTTGCCGTATGGGGCACTACCTTTGTAAACACAAAAGTGCTTTATAACAGTGGACTAACACCGTTAGAAATATTCTTCCTACGCTTTGTCATTGCCTATATCTGTATATGGTTTATCTCGCCACGTCAGCTCTTTTCTCGTACATGGCAGGATGAATTAATCATGGTTTTATTAGGTATTACGGGAGGATCAGTCTTTTTTCTTGCAGAAAACTATGCAGTGGGGCTTACCTATGTCAATAACGTTAGTTTCATTGTTTGTACTGCACCACTGCTTACAGTACTACTTGGTATTACCTTTGTGAAGAGTATTAAAGCAAGTTGGTCGCTGATTCTCGGTTCATTAATAGCCTTAATGGGTGTTGCCATTGTCATTTTTAATGGTAGTTTTGTCCTACATCTGAATCCTTGGGGCGACCTTCTCACGTTGTTGGCATCACTATGTTGGGCTGTTTATTCCCTATTAATGAAGAAGATTTCAAATAGTTATTCAGCTGTTTTTATAACACGTAAGATTTTCTTTTATGGTCTTATCACAGTGCTGCCTGCCTTTATCTTCGACCCATGGACCGCTACAACCTCTATGCTTCTTACACCAAAAGTACTCCTAAATCTCTTGTTTCTTGGACTTGTTGCATCCTTCCTCTGCTTTGTTCTATGGACATTAGTCATTGCGAAGATTGGTGCCATGACATCATCAAACTATCTATACCTTAACCCTATCACTACAGTAGCAACCAGTGCTATCTTCCTCAACGAGCCGATGACAGCCATAGCGTATGTCGGGAGTGCGTTGATATTAATAGGTGTGGCGGTGTCTAATAAATAA
- a CDS encoding SDR family oxidoreductase — translation MRKIVLITGATSGIGEACAHKFAQGGYDVIITGRRAQLLANLKKELEAEGVRVLALAFDVRNRNAATAAINSLPLEWQQIDVLINNAGLALGLEPEYEGNFEDWDTMIDTNIKGLLTMTRLIVPRMVKRDSGHVINIGSVAGDAAYAGGNVYCGTKAAVKTITDGLRIDLAHTSVRVTNVKPGLVETHFSNVRFHGDDARADKVYEGVKPLTGADIAEVVFYAASAPAHVQIAEVLVLATHQANGSVLHRNTSK, via the coding sequence ATGAGAAAAATAGTATTAATTACTGGTGCTACCAGTGGAATTGGCGAAGCCTGCGCACATAAGTTTGCGCAAGGAGGATATGATGTTATCATTACTGGCCGTAGAGCACAACTTCTTGCTAACCTAAAGAAAGAACTCGAAGCAGAAGGAGTAAGAGTGTTAGCACTTGCTTTTGACGTACGAAATCGTAATGCAGCAACAGCAGCAATCAATAGCCTACCCCTTGAATGGCAGCAAATAGATGTTTTAATAAACAATGCAGGTTTAGCTCTTGGCTTAGAACCAGAGTACGAAGGAAATTTTGAGGATTGGGATACGATGATAGACACCAATATTAAAGGACTCCTTACCATGACACGCCTTATTGTACCAAGAATGGTAAAACGTGACAGTGGACATGTTATTAACATCGGTTCTGTAGCAGGCGATGCAGCTTATGCAGGCGGTAATGTCTATTGTGGTACAAAGGCTGCTGTTAAGACGATTACCGACGGGCTCCGCATTGACCTTGCCCACACCTCTGTACGTGTAACAAATGTAAAACCAGGATTGGTAGAGACCCACTTCTCTAACGTGCGCTTCCATGGCGATGACGCTCGTGCTGATAAGGTATATGAAGGTGTTAAGCCACTTACAGGTGCTGACATAGCTGAGGTTGTATTCTATGCTGCTTCCGCTCCTGCCCATGTTCAGATTGCCGAAGTGCTCGTTCTTGCTACGCACCAAGCAAATGGAAGTGTGCTACATAGAAACACATCAAAGTAA
- a CDS encoding ABC transporter permease, producing MSETKNTLKPTNKKKASSGPLSFLSSLCYIWWLEMKSTIKDEGVLMFFLLVPLAYPLLYSWIYNNEVVREVPVAIVDLSHSSSSREFIQNFDASPDVRAAYYCNNLQEAEALVGKQAVHGVLYFPSDFDCTLHRGEKAHVGVYCDMSLMLTYKAIYQTALAVSMEMGTDIKKEHSLSFTERDEEVSTEPMIVDAEPIFNTTGGYGNAILPGVLILILQQTLLLGIGLSAGTARENNRFQDLVPIGKHYNGIMKIVLGKFSCYFMIYCVMAAYVSMVVPHLFNFTMLARPSDLFWLLLPYLLAVIFFGMTISCLVRYRENVMLLVVFTSIPFLFLTGASWPQSSIPGGWQGVSWLVPSTFGVRGYLRIASMGATIDDVLPEVRALWIQAAVYFVTTCFVYRFQIINARKHAISHYQMIQDRIKTARENKSKG from the coding sequence ATGTCAGAAACAAAGAATACATTAAAGCCTACTAATAAAAAGAAAGCAAGCTCAGGACCGCTGAGTTTCCTCTCTTCTCTTTGTTATATATGGTGGTTGGAAATGAAGAGTACGATTAAAGACGAAGGAGTATTAATGTTCTTTCTCCTTGTCCCTTTGGCTTACCCACTACTTTACTCATGGATATATAATAATGAAGTAGTGCGTGAGGTGCCTGTCGCGATTGTCGATTTATCTCACTCTTCATCTTCACGTGAGTTTATTCAAAACTTTGATGCATCACCTGATGTACGTGCTGCCTACTATTGTAATAATCTACAGGAGGCTGAAGCATTGGTGGGAAAACAGGCTGTTCATGGTGTACTCTACTTTCCAAGTGATTTTGATTGCACTTTGCATCGTGGTGAAAAGGCTCATGTGGGTGTGTATTGTGACATGAGTCTGATGCTTACCTATAAGGCTATCTATCAGACTGCATTGGCAGTATCAATGGAAATGGGTACTGACATAAAGAAAGAACATTCTTTATCGTTTACAGAAAGAGACGAAGAGGTTAGCACCGAACCAATGATTGTAGATGCAGAACCGATCTTTAATACAACGGGAGGTTATGGCAATGCTATTCTTCCTGGTGTATTGATTCTTATTCTACAACAGACATTACTTCTCGGAATAGGCTTATCGGCAGGTACAGCACGTGAAAACAATCGTTTTCAAGACCTTGTTCCTATTGGTAAGCACTACAATGGAATTATGAAGATAGTACTTGGTAAATTCTCTTGCTACTTCATGATCTATTGTGTTATGGCAGCATACGTCTCAATGGTTGTACCCCATTTGTTTAACTTCACTATGCTTGCTCGTCCTTCTGACCTCTTTTGGCTTCTTTTGCCATATCTGTTAGCGGTTATCTTCTTTGGTATGACTATCTCATGTCTTGTGCGTTATCGTGAGAATGTAATGCTTTTAGTGGTCTTCACGTCTATTCCTTTCCTTTTCCTTACGGGTGCATCATGGCCACAGAGTAGTATTCCTGGTGGATGGCAAGGTGTTAGCTGGCTTGTACCTTCTACCTTTGGTGTTCGTGGCTATTTACGAATAGCATCAATGGGTGCAACTATTGATGACGTGTTACCTGAGGTTCGTGCATTATGGATACAGGCAGCTGTATATTTTGTTACAACCTGCTTTGTCTATAGATTCCAGATTATCAATGCTCGTAAACATGCTATCTCACACTATCAGATGATTCAAGATAGAATTAAGACTGCTCGTGAGAATAAATCTAAGGGGTAA
- a CDS encoding ABC transporter permease, which produces MKKLLLYIRRIVNLSAREVGLMIHNPIYICCMVVFPIIIIFFFTSLMSTGQPEKLPCGVVDYDNTSVTRAMIRQLDGFQSTRVAGHYNNVAEARKAIQRNEIYGFLYIPEGTTAKLVSQRQPEISFYYSNVTLVAGGMIFKDLKTVTTLSSAAVGAAKLQMLGKTPDEIKTIIQPIGLDVHMVGNPWMNYNVYLSSIMIPGILVLFMFLITAYSIGTELKFGRANEWMSMAGNNILVALMGKLLPQTLIFLTIFFSYEWYVYGYLNFPHPGGLGMIVFLAILTVLSSQGFGVFVFGLMPSLRMSMSICSLWAVVGFSACGATFPLFAMDGMIEALAQIIPLRHYYMIYQICIFNGYPLINAWVNVVALVAFASLPILVIRNIKRAMVEYVYIP; this is translated from the coding sequence ATGAAGAAATTACTCTTATACATAAGAAGGATTGTTAATCTCTCTGCTCGTGAAGTAGGATTGATGATACATAACCCCATCTACATCTGTTGTATGGTGGTCTTTCCCATTATTATCATCTTCTTCTTTACTTCTTTGATGAGTACTGGGCAGCCAGAGAAACTTCCGTGTGGTGTTGTCGATTATGATAATACTTCCGTTACACGTGCAATGATTCGTCAGTTGGATGGTTTTCAAAGTACTCGAGTCGCAGGACATTATAACAATGTAGCTGAAGCTCGTAAGGCAATACAACGCAATGAGATATATGGTTTTCTTTATATCCCAGAAGGAACAACGGCAAAACTTGTTTCTCAACGTCAACCAGAAATCTCTTTCTACTATAGTAATGTAACACTTGTTGCAGGAGGAATGATTTTTAAAGATCTCAAAACCGTGACTACATTAAGTTCTGCAGCTGTTGGTGCAGCCAAGTTGCAGATGCTTGGAAAGACGCCAGATGAGATTAAAACTATCATTCAGCCAATAGGACTCGACGTGCACATGGTTGGTAATCCTTGGATGAACTATAATGTTTATTTGAGTAGTATAATGATTCCAGGTATTCTGGTACTATTCATGTTTCTTATTACAGCCTACTCTATTGGTACAGAGTTAAAGTTTGGCAGAGCAAATGAGTGGATGTCTATGGCTGGAAATAATATTCTTGTAGCCCTTATGGGTAAGCTATTACCACAGACACTTATTTTCTTAACCATATTCTTTAGTTATGAATGGTATGTCTATGGTTATCTGAACTTTCCACACCCAGGTGGTCTGGGTATGATAGTCTTCCTTGCCATACTTACAGTATTGTCATCTCAGGGCTTCGGTGTTTTTGTCTTTGGATTGATGCCTTCTCTACGAATGTCAATGAGTATATGTTCTCTTTGGGCTGTGGTAGGTTTCTCTGCCTGTGGTGCAACCTTCCCACTTTTTGCAATGGACGGAATGATTGAAGCATTGGCACAGATTATACCACTGCGCCATTATTATATGATTTATCAAATCTGTATCTTCAATGGTTATCCATTGATAAATGCGTGGGTGAATGTCGTAGCACTGGTGGCTTTTGCATCATTGCCAATCCTTGTGATTAGAAATATTAAGCGAGCGATGGTTGAATATGTATATATACCATAA
- a CDS encoding HlyD family secretion protein, which translates to MSAKSQHNNILLAVLGFVSVVVIVAVIGYFTIDRTEETIQGEVEVSEYRVACKFPGRITDIKVKEGDFVHKGDVLATLAIPEASTQEKVAEAAAGATDALSALAEGPTRRETVESAYQIYQQAIAANSIAEKTYGRMQRLYDEGVLSAQKRDEAMAAYEATKAGVQVAKSQWELAKNGAQRETKEAARKQAQAARSAVEVVRSVLKETVQRATADGEVETIYPKVGELVGLGSPIMSISMVDDIWGTFNVREDQLKDMKVGTVLKAYAPALDKNIELRVTSLKDKGSYAVWKATKTNGQYDLKTFQVKAKPTKKVEGLKPGMSLILKK; encoded by the coding sequence ATGTCAGCAAAATCACAACATAACAACATTCTATTAGCCGTGTTGGGCTTTGTTTCGGTTGTAGTTATTGTAGCCGTTATTGGTTATTTCACCATTGATCGCACAGAAGAGACCATACAAGGAGAAGTGGAAGTAAGCGAATATCGTGTAGCTTGCAAGTTCCCTGGTCGTATCACAGATATTAAGGTGAAGGAGGGTGACTTTGTTCATAAGGGAGATGTTCTTGCAACATTGGCTATTCCTGAAGCAAGTACACAAGAGAAAGTAGCTGAAGCTGCCGCTGGTGCTACTGATGCTTTGAGTGCTTTGGCAGAAGGTCCTACACGTCGCGAAACAGTTGAAAGTGCTTATCAAATTTATCAGCAGGCTATTGCTGCAAATAGTATCGCCGAAAAGACCTATGGCCGTATGCAGCGACTCTATGATGAAGGTGTTCTGAGTGCACAGAAACGTGACGAGGCAATGGCTGCATACGAGGCGACAAAGGCTGGAGTACAAGTAGCTAAATCACAGTGGGAACTTGCTAAGAATGGTGCACAACGTGAGACAAAAGAGGCTGCAAGAAAGCAGGCTCAGGCAGCTCGTTCTGCCGTTGAAGTCGTTCGTTCAGTATTGAAAGAGACCGTACAGCGAGCAACAGCAGACGGAGAGGTTGAAACAATCTATCCAAAGGTGGGCGAACTTGTTGGTTTAGGCAGTCCTATTATGAGTATCTCAATGGTTGATGATATTTGGGGAACATTTAATGTTCGTGAGGATCAACTCAAGGATATGAAGGTTGGAACAGTATTGAAAGCTTATGCTCCTGCTCTTGATAAGAACATCGAACTGCGTGTAACTTCCTTAAAAGATAAGGGTTCTTACGCAGTATGGAAGGCCACTAAGACCAATGGACAGTATGATTTAAAGACATTCCAAGTAAAGGCAAAACCAACAAAGAAGGTTGAAGGTTTGAAACCTGGTATGTCTCTGATATTAAAGAAATAG